The Perognathus longimembris pacificus isolate PPM17 chromosome 3, ASM2315922v1, whole genome shotgun sequence nucleotide sequence CCACTCGTACACCAGCTCAAAGTGTCAGGGCCTCTGAGGACATAACAATTGGACTCAGGGTGCTTGGTAGATGGGTAGCCCACTGCTTAGGGTGGCCTTCTGTTTCTGCTGCTTACATCCTGGTGCAAGGTTCCCTGGCTGTAGCACCTCCTGCTCCAGTTCATCTTGTTGTAGCTCATACTGCCACTTTAGGGTGACTTCACATCCCcaaaaccatgagaaagaaaatcctgcTGTGCATACATTATCCAGTATGGGGCATTTTGTTAGAGGAGCATGAACAAAGGCAATAGGGTTCCTGGATTCTTTAGGACAGGAGCCACGGAGAGCATGAATCAACACCGAACTCAGAGTGGTTAATTATTTGCTCTTTTCCTGTAAAGACCTGGGTTTACAGTGTGAGATTTAAGAAATATACCCCGAAAAAGTAACAAAGCAAAGTaatagggaaaggagggagagagagagagagagagagagagagagagagagagagagagagagagagagagagagagagaaagaaagaaagaaagaaagaaagaaagaaagaaagaaagaaagaaagaaagaaagaaagaaagaaagaaaacactcttTAACAGCATTTGAGTTCCTAGTGCAACCTACCTCTGAGGCCATACACACCCATCCTCATCCCATGTTTGGGATACAGAACATATTCAGCATTCATCTAATACATGTTGTCATTACTCTGGACCATTTTAAATTACATTCCATAGTTTGTAATAGGAATCCTTGACAAATGCATAGTAATTATAATGGGTGTATTACACATTGCATTTCTTAAGTGTCTAGTTGCACCCTAAGCCATTTATGATTAGTACCTCATTCATACCTCACAATGATCTACAACATTGGTGTGACTTTCAGAAAGAAGAGCCTAAACTCAAACTTGTTTCTATCTGTGTCAAAAAGCTAGGAGCAGGCAAGTAATAGGCAGTCATCCAATGTAGGTTCAAAAAAtagaagttcaagaccagctgcaaaggttcatgactgtaattccaactacttcCATgatggagataggaggattggTTCAGCCTGGggggaaaagttagtgagactagctcaacaaacaagccatgcATGGTGCTACCTGTTTGTTATCTCATCTCTGCagaaggtggaggtaggagggTCCAAGATGAGCCTAGGCAAAAATCATGAGAATATATCtggaaatataataaatattatatcaTAAAtgatatctataatatataaaattatacaatataaaatacaaataagaaaaaaggtGAGAAGTGTGGCTCTAATGTTAGAGCATTTACTTAGCACATGTATGACCCTGATTTCAAAGTTCAGAACCATAAAAAccagaaatataaaattaaagaaaagaaggaaagaaatacaagttCCCTTGTGTAGGTAATGTAACAGATATTTGTTATAGAATTTGTATGGTCTTTACACTAAAGTTAGAAATCTGTACTTaatatcctttcttccttttctttccattagcacatgattttattttttaagcaagaGTCACTAcagtttgttctttctttctttctttctttctttctttctttctttctttctttctttctttctttctttctttctttctttttgccagtcctggggcttgaactcagagcctgagcactgtccctggcttctttttgctcaaggctagcactctgccacttgagccacagtgccacttctggccgttttctatatatatggggctgaggaatcgaacccagggcttcatgtatacaaggcaagcactcttgcccctaggccatattcccagcccctcaccacagTTCTTGAATACAGTGGGAGCAGAAAGAATCAGAATGCAAATGCCATCTGTCAATGAACATGAGTCCACTCAGCTCACTTAAAATAGAAGAGACCTTACTCTCATCTTGTAGGAATTGTAATAATTATCCCAATATCAAAAGAATGAGCACATGAATATTGTCAGTATCCGCCTTAGCCAGGGAGTTTTATTTCTCCTAAATTGGATTACAGGGCTAAACATTGGGCTCCCTGGACAGTGTCAACTTTCTGATTTATTTAAAGAATACATTCTACTATCTGGATATGGGATTAACTATTTCTGTCaaaacatgtgtatgtgtatatacatacacgtgtgtgtgtgtacatacatacagctATAATTACCTTCCTGTATGAGGTACTGTGAAACAAGCTTCCAATTACTTTTGACTTGGAGGCTTTTAGGTCAAATTTCTTTCAACGAAAAGGTGGTGTTTGAATAAAGAAGGTGAGACCTAGAAAAACATTTAACATGGAGTACATTTTGCTAAAGGTGGATTGATTGAAGGATAGATTTATCATACTAGGTTTAGGACCCTGAAACTACCCTAATAAAACTCACAGTACTCAGGGCAAATGCTTAGGTGTAGTTTCAAGTCACCAGCCACTgataattgccttaaaaagccaTGGTGAACATTTCCAATCCCTTTACAAATCACTCCAGGTTGTTAGCCCTTCACTGTCTCCATCTCAATGACCCAGAGCAGGTGACAGATGGTATTATTGATGTTTCTACAAGTAGAAGTTGCTCCAAGCATGTTTTGAGTTGTTGATCTTGCTGGTAGACTATATTTTACTATGTCTGTCTTGATGCAAGGGTCTGGATGAATGCTCAAATCACCAGAACTAAGGATGAGTCCTTATTTATTCAAGCAGCAGGAGAGAGTAAGAGAGTCACAAACAGCAACATATTAGGGAAGCAATGTCTGGAATGAACTATATGCTTACACATTCAAACACCTGCCATAAAGTTCTCTTGAGATGCTGGAAATGAGTTAGGAACAGCAGTGTTTTGAAGCATGTAGCCAGCAGATGTTTGAACTTGGGGAGGAGACTTCATGACAACATGAATGCAAGGAGAGTCCTGGGATACAGCATTCAATTTTTATCCTGCTGATACAGGACAAACAAACACCTGCATTCTTGCTTTATCGGGTTGCTAGTATTGCTATATAAAGATGTAATAATGCAGTGGAAATAAATCCTGTCATATTGGATAAGTTCCCAAGGGACAACCAGCAGTGTTATACGACTTGCTTGTGTTTGTGGTACACTCCTCTATGATGCAAGACAGTACTGCATAAAATCACATGTATGTACTTACTCGGTTCCTAAGATGTTTTCTAGCTACATCTAATTAAATCATTCTCTCAAACCAATTTGCACAGATTTGGATAGTTCTAatgtaagtgatttttttttttgcatctgcaTATACATTTATGACGAAGATGAACTGGAAGGATATAAGGAAGACCATGGGAACTATATcccaaagagaagagagaaatcagCTCAGAATTGGGTTGTGAAGAAAGAGTACTTAAGGCGAAATCAAGGTACTTAAATCATTAGTGTCTTACAAAGTAACTAATAATTAGATATTTAACTGTGCTGTCTAACTGATATATTATGCAGATcttgaggaagaaaatgagattaTAAAAATGCTGTGGTGGAAGACTGAGatggaaacaaagaacaaaagcaataaataaaaaatagtgagcCTAAGAAAGAAAGTCTtggaagaggaagatggcaccgccagtgagctgggaactccagcacccaacaccccatcaagaacccagcaaaaccagcagccagaagcaatagagaaacgcaggaaacagaaaagaacaaaaaaagaagagcctataacctgcacagagccggacaatctccggggtaccctctcCCCACACACTGACCCTTGCCCAAACAGGGacaggctaggaaaggggacccggcaccaacaaaccaactgccgaaaagtcacgccaggagtgcagaatccagacagcaggactccgaGGACCTCAGGGGGATCGTGGACCAATCAAAACAAATGGTGGAGGATGAGAGGTGCAGGACTGCATGGCCAGTATTGGACGTGAGCGGCGGGGGAACTgggtggtgcagaaggggagagctggggctgccaccaccaaatgaccaatcgccacaccccagcaccccacccctgaagggccaacagcagtgcagggcacacacacacaatccaggaccagtaagttctccattaccccctcccccaacgggagagaAGCTATCAAAGACCCAAactctacaaagaagctagaactccctccctcccactccccaccctaaaggaacaaagaatccccaaatcaggcagcaaaaggtcccttcagactcagggaggacacaggagctagcaggggcagagcagcgccaaggcagctgAGGAGCCTGAACCAGCAGCACCGGCCCCgcacccttcccaacaggggcccagggactggtaggcattgaaAGCCCCACTtgaggcgcctgggcctcgcggactttttgaacaaaagtcacagatGCTGGTgcgcaataccagcccagcagggacacctgggccccaTCACATGCTCCCCTTGTagcggaggcacagtctgtgGGAGCCAACCcatgcccggacacttgatcccactggggcccacacatactgccccccacagcaaaatTGCGGTGGGGCACAACCACACCCCAAccacccggggctcgctctggacagcgtaccccgcacaggtgggcagggcccccagcggcagcgcccactcagtttggcgcattttgcacaagtgggtgggcttcccctcaacaacactggccccggagcaatccacacaggagggcaaaccgcctgagaggtgagctcctctgaccaagatactgagtggaaaaaaagaaccaaagaagagaagagcctccacaccatgctgaatcagcgaccagcaaacccccaccaagggcacactagggtcagcacaacacagcagcaggacactttcctgcagagaaagacacagaacctacccacccccaagtgcagtgagggtgaccacctcggcaacaaccgagatggtcatgctcacctattgggcagtaaggttcaacagccaaactcaaacccagagccaggatacaagtctcccactgacggaccagtgggaaccaacacaaagccaaaccagggaagctacccacagatctccagatgcgcaaatcacaaagaaatataacaaatttcatcaaagggcaagccaactcgccagctccaaaaagcagcacgactgaagaggagatggagaataaaaaaaactactgaagctatgttagcagaaatgacggaaagcctcagaaacaaaatcagaaaacaatttcaggagtttagagtggaagtctcgaaggacatccaggaagccaagaaagaaatggaagcaaaaatggatacaatgcaaacctccattaaagaagaccttaacatcctgagaagtgaaatacatgaaaaaatagattaaaagtacaactctttaaaggaagaaatttccacaatcagagctgatctggcaaccataaatatctctctgacatccataaactccgcacttaaATCCACAGAACAAAGAATTGactatatggaatccagaatctatctcttggacaatgatgcagctgataagaaccagaaaattaccacactccaagaaacagtaaagctccagggtagactaatccaggagctagttgACAAAGacgagatataatctgcgcataattggaatagaagaaggagccaaataccagagcagagggcttcaacatattttcaataaagttattgcagaaaatttccccaatctcacaagggaccccatccaggtaaccgaagcctataggacacctggcagaccagatcctagaaaagccacgccaaggcacataatattcaagactttagatctcaagaataaagagcaaattttaaattcagccaaagcaaagaaagaaatttattacaatgggaaaaggatccgaataacagcagacctctccacacaaacctactacgtgcaaagagaatggaagaacaccatccaagtcctacaggccaacaattgccaatctagaataaaatatccattgaagctggagttcatattcgaggggaaaaccagatcttccatagcaaagaggatctaaaggagtatgtgaataaaaaaccagccctacagcgaattctaagaggggaatcacacccaacagaaatcatacaggacacacagacagaagcaaatagaaactacaatagccagagcccaacagaaagagcagctcactaaagacaagaaaaaaaaaaaaaggaaagagtaaaGCGGCGCCAGTGGGGAAAGATGGCGGCTGTTGTACTGCAGGGGGCGTGGACGGTGGAGCAGCTACGCAGTGAGCAGCTGCCCAAGAAGGACATTATCAAGTTTCTGCAGGATAACGGTTCAGATTCGTTTCTGGCAGAGCATAAATTATtaggaaacattaaaaatgtaGCCAAGACTGCTAATAAGGATCATTTGGTTATGGCCTATAACCATCTTTTTGAAAGTAAGCGTTTCAAAGGTACTGAAAGTGTAAGTAAAGTGTCTGAACAAGTGAAAAATGTGAAGCTTAATGAAGATAAACCCAAAGAAACCAAGGCTGAAGAGGCTCTGGATGAGGGTCCACCAAAATACACAAAATGTATTCTGAAAAAGGTAGATAAAACCAACTTTGCCAAAAAGGGAGATGTTGTTCATTGCTGGTATACAGGAACACTACAAGATGGAACTGTTTTTGATACAAATATTCAAAcaagttcaaagaaaaagaaaagtgccaAGCCTTTAAGTTTTAAGGTTGGAGTAGGTAAAGTTATCAGAGGATGGGATGAAGCACTTTTGACTATGAGTAAAGGAGAAAAGGCTCGACTGGAGATTGAACCAGAATGGGCTTATGGGAAGAAAGGACAACCTGATGCCAAAATTCCACCAAATGCAAAACTCTTTTTTGAAGTGGAATTGGTGGACATCGACTAAAATAGTGTCcgatctgaagagctcagcaaTGATAAAACTTGGCCTTGAAACTCATGTTGGAATAGTCAACTGGAAAATCCAAGGAGTTAAGACATGTTTATACTTGATACCAATTTTTGAGAAATGCAATCCCATATAAGTCCTGTGAATCTAAGATATTTTGGTATAGC carries:
- the LOC125348014 gene encoding peptidyl-prolyl cis-trans isomerase FKBP3-like, encoding MAAVVLQGAWTVEQLRSEQLPKKDIIKFLQDNGSDSFLAEHKLLGNIKNVAKTANKDHLVMAYNHLFESKRFKGTESVSKVSEQVKNVKLNEDKPKETKAEEALDEGPPKYTKCILKKVDKTNFAKKGDVVHCWYTGTLQDGTVFDTNIQTSSKKKKSAKPLSFKVGVGKVIRGWDEALLTMSKGEKARLEIEPEWAYGKKGQPDAKIPPNAKLFFEVELVDID